One Pararge aegeria chromosome 1, ilParAegt1.1, whole genome shotgun sequence genomic region harbors:
- the LOC120624336 gene encoding transcriptional repressor p66-alpha-like isoform X1, translating into MDVDDSAVDLSVSRSLPPELSELRALTASGLTITPAQPPPHGATGKRVLRPRSEQRSYAESPDIVLLPAAPPHRKPLLPAPAPFTDVSSKLNSGAVNVSITASAVPTVLPAVESPRDPQDDEESDDENEPPLPIPGHRELSSAEIWERERSLRALREKLRAEETRLVLLRKLRQSQQAATLPPAKDASAAAAAGTALAGSGCVVPPGVTVTPAPPPAHQHAKRSGSVAGSLAAGNAARRTASLPGGATLTPGSYRTQTMSGGGASITPSVTITPAPPPTNHVAPKPAQDNSSVTSSTSDAASSRSSEDTQTPAQRQAAAKLALRKQLEKTLLQIPPPKPPPPEMNFIPSPSNTDFVYLVGLEHVVDYLTNEDRSMPRSSVPAVCAQCGSDFTPVWRWERQPARRQDATFSCNPLTPHARRLCELCVSGNVKRALKAEHTARLKTAFVRALQQEQEIERRLAAPSPPPAAPPPSTPAPPAPAPPSTPAPPPAHAHHHRPPQMTLSRSTSRNSAAPTPPAPPAAKPAPPANSSRNLSSTEAMRGHHSERARDSEPPAKKGKGSSSTTSSQGSSSKQHQQLAAAAAAQMAFEQQSAAAMQALQHQLLRGLSGAGSSGGMSPAAAAAAMMQFSPLLYTYQLALAQQANALGKRSGKNSGGSAAMAAEMQRVAEAQRQYLLDMIPGQHTRNPWTKN; encoded by the exons ATGGATGTAGACGACTCGGCAGTGGATCTTAGCGTAAg CAGGTCCCTGCCTCCTGAGCTCAGCGAACTTAGGGCTCTGACCGCTAGTGGCCTGACCATAACACCAGCTCAGCCTCCACCTCAT GGCGCGACTGGAAAACGGGTCCTTCGCCCTAGATCTGAACAACGCAGTTATGCAGAGAGCCCCGACATAGTACTGCTTCCGGCTGCTCCACCGCACCGAAAGCCCTTATTGCCTGCACCAGCACCATTTACTG ATGTGAGCAGCAAACTCAACAGTGGCGCAGTGAATGTGTCAATTACAGCTAGTGCAGTGCCCACAGTGTTGCCTGCGGTAGAATCCCCACGTGACCCGCAGGACGATGAGGAGTCGGACGATGAAAATGAACCTCCCCTGCCGATACCAGGACATCGG GAATTATCAAGCGCTGAGATATGGGAGCGCGAGCGTAGTCTTAGAGCGCTGAGAGAGAAGCTCCGCGCAGAGGAGACGCGGTTGGTACTACTAAGAAAGCTGCGACAATCCCAGCAAGCTGCCACTTTGCCACCAGCTaag GATGCAAGCGCGGCGGCGGCTGCGGGTACCGCGCTGGCGGGCAGCGGCTGTGTGGTGCCGCCCGGCGTCACCGTCACGCCCGCCCCTCCGCCCGCCCACCAGCACGCTAAG CGTAGCGGCAGTGTGGCCGGTAGTCTGGCCGCGGGCAATGCGGCGCGGCGCACGGCGAGCCTGCCCGGCGGCGCAACCCTCACGCCCGGCTCGTACCGCACACAG ACGATGTCTGGAGGCGGCGCTAGTATTACACCATCAGTCACAATCACCCCAGCGCCGCCGCCTACAAACCACGTTGCTCCAAAG CCCGCTCAGGATAACTCGTCAGTCACCAGCAGTACAAGCGATGCC GCCAGTTCTCGCAGTTCGGAAGACACTCAAACGCCGGCTCAGCGACAAGCTGCCGCTAAGCTAGCTCTACGCAAACAGCTTGAAAAAACATTGCTGCAG ATCCCACCTCCCAAACCTCCCCCACCGGAAATGAACTTCATTCCGTCGCCTAGCAACACGGACTTCGTTTATTTGGTGGGGTTGGAGCACGTTGTTGACTACCTTACTAATGAAGACCG CAGTATGCCACGGTCGAGCGTGCCCGCCGTGTGCGCGCAGTGCGGCAGCGACTTCACGCCCGTGTGGCGCTGGGAGCGGCAGCCGGCGCGCCGCCAGGACGCCACGTTCTCGTGCAACCCGCTGACGCCGCACGCGCGCCGCCTGTGCGAGCTGTGCGTGTCGGGGAACGTGAAGCGCGCGCTCAAGGCCGAGCACACGGCGCGCCTCAAGACCGCCTTCGTGCGCGCTCTACAGCAAGAGCAGGAGATAGAGCGCCGGCTGGCGGCGCCCTCGCccccgcccgccgcgccgccgccgagCACGCCCGCaccgcccgcgcccgcgccgcccagCACGCCTGCGCCGCCGCCTGCGCACGCGCACCACCACCGCCCGCCGCAG ATGACGTTATCTCGCTCTACGTCTCGCAACAGCGCCGCTCCCACGCCGCCCGCACCCCCCGCGGCTAAACCCGCGCCTCCGGCCAACAG CAGTCGCAATCTGAGCTCTACGGAAGCCATGCGTGGACACCACTCCGAGAGGGCGCGTGACTCTGAGCCGCCGGCCAAGAAAGGTAAAG GGTCTTCATCGACAACCAGTAGCCAAGGAAGCAGTAGCAAACAACATCAG CAGTTGGCGGCGGCAGCGGCTGCTCAAATGGCGTTCGAACAGCAGAGCGCAGCGGCAATGCAGGCGTTGCAACACCAGCTGCTTAGAG GTCTGAGCGGCGCCGGAAGCAGTGGCGGCATGTCACCAGCGGCGGCGGCAGCGGCAATGATGCAGTTCTCACCGCTGCTGTACACCTACCAGTTGGCGTTGGCGCAGCAAGCCAACGCGCTGGGCAAGCGCT
- the LOC120624336 gene encoding transcriptional repressor p66-alpha-like isoform X8 → MDVDDSAVDLSVSRSLPPELSELRALTASGLTITPAQPPPHGATGKRVLRPRSEQRSYAESPDIVLLPAAPPHRKPLLPAPAPFTVLPAVESPRDPQDDEESDDENEPPLPIPGHRELSSAEIWERERSLRALREKLRAEETRLVLLRKLRQSQQAATLPPAKDASAAAAAGTALAGSGCVVPPGVTVTPAPPPAHQHAKRSGSVAGSLAAGNAARRTASLPGGATLTPGSYRTQTMSGGGASITPSVTITPAPPPTNHVAPKPAQDNSSVTSSTSDAASSRSSEDTQTPAQRQAAAKLALRKQLEKTLLQIPPPKPPPPEMNFIPSPSNTDFVYLVGLEHVVDYLTNEDRSMPRSSVPAVCAQCGSDFTPVWRWERQPARRQDATFSCNPLTPHARRLCELCVSGNVKRALKAEHTARLKTAFVRALQQEQEIERRLAAPSPPPAAPPPSTPAPPAPAPPSTPAPPPAHAHHHRPPQMTLSRSTSRNSAAPTPPAPPAAKPAPPANSSRNLSSTEAMRGHHSERARDSEPPAKKGKGSSSTTSSQGSSSKQHQQLAAAAAAQMAFEQQSAAAMQALQHQLLRGLSGAGSSGGMSPAAAAAAMMQFSPLLYTYQLALAQQANALGKRSGKNSGGSAAMAAEMQRVAEAQRQYLLDMIPGQHTRNPWTKN, encoded by the exons ATGGATGTAGACGACTCGGCAGTGGATCTTAGCGTAAg CAGGTCCCTGCCTCCTGAGCTCAGCGAACTTAGGGCTCTGACCGCTAGTGGCCTGACCATAACACCAGCTCAGCCTCCACCTCAT GGCGCGACTGGAAAACGGGTCCTTCGCCCTAGATCTGAACAACGCAGTTATGCAGAGAGCCCCGACATAGTACTGCTTCCGGCTGCTCCACCGCACCGAAAGCCCTTATTGCCTGCACCAGCACCATTTACTG TGTTGCCTGCGGTAGAATCCCCACGTGACCCGCAGGACGATGAGGAGTCGGACGATGAAAATGAACCTCCCCTGCCGATACCAGGACATCGG GAATTATCAAGCGCTGAGATATGGGAGCGCGAGCGTAGTCTTAGAGCGCTGAGAGAGAAGCTCCGCGCAGAGGAGACGCGGTTGGTACTACTAAGAAAGCTGCGACAATCCCAGCAAGCTGCCACTTTGCCACCAGCTaag GATGCAAGCGCGGCGGCGGCTGCGGGTACCGCGCTGGCGGGCAGCGGCTGTGTGGTGCCGCCCGGCGTCACCGTCACGCCCGCCCCTCCGCCCGCCCACCAGCACGCTAAG CGTAGCGGCAGTGTGGCCGGTAGTCTGGCCGCGGGCAATGCGGCGCGGCGCACGGCGAGCCTGCCCGGCGGCGCAACCCTCACGCCCGGCTCGTACCGCACACAG ACGATGTCTGGAGGCGGCGCTAGTATTACACCATCAGTCACAATCACCCCAGCGCCGCCGCCTACAAACCACGTTGCTCCAAAG CCCGCTCAGGATAACTCGTCAGTCACCAGCAGTACAAGCGATGCC GCCAGTTCTCGCAGTTCGGAAGACACTCAAACGCCGGCTCAGCGACAAGCTGCCGCTAAGCTAGCTCTACGCAAACAGCTTGAAAAAACATTGCTGCAG ATCCCACCTCCCAAACCTCCCCCACCGGAAATGAACTTCATTCCGTCGCCTAGCAACACGGACTTCGTTTATTTGGTGGGGTTGGAGCACGTTGTTGACTACCTTACTAATGAAGACCG CAGTATGCCACGGTCGAGCGTGCCCGCCGTGTGCGCGCAGTGCGGCAGCGACTTCACGCCCGTGTGGCGCTGGGAGCGGCAGCCGGCGCGCCGCCAGGACGCCACGTTCTCGTGCAACCCGCTGACGCCGCACGCGCGCCGCCTGTGCGAGCTGTGCGTGTCGGGGAACGTGAAGCGCGCGCTCAAGGCCGAGCACACGGCGCGCCTCAAGACCGCCTTCGTGCGCGCTCTACAGCAAGAGCAGGAGATAGAGCGCCGGCTGGCGGCGCCCTCGCccccgcccgccgcgccgccgccgagCACGCCCGCaccgcccgcgcccgcgccgcccagCACGCCTGCGCCGCCGCCTGCGCACGCGCACCACCACCGCCCGCCGCAG ATGACGTTATCTCGCTCTACGTCTCGCAACAGCGCCGCTCCCACGCCGCCCGCACCCCCCGCGGCTAAACCCGCGCCTCCGGCCAACAG CAGTCGCAATCTGAGCTCTACGGAAGCCATGCGTGGACACCACTCCGAGAGGGCGCGTGACTCTGAGCCGCCGGCCAAGAAAGGTAAAG GGTCTTCATCGACAACCAGTAGCCAAGGAAGCAGTAGCAAACAACATCAG CAGTTGGCGGCGGCAGCGGCTGCTCAAATGGCGTTCGAACAGCAGAGCGCAGCGGCAATGCAGGCGTTGCAACACCAGCTGCTTAGAG GTCTGAGCGGCGCCGGAAGCAGTGGCGGCATGTCACCAGCGGCGGCGGCAGCGGCAATGATGCAGTTCTCACCGCTGCTGTACACCTACCAGTTGGCGTTGGCGCAGCAAGCCAACGCGCTGGGCAAGCGCT
- the LOC120624336 gene encoding transcriptional repressor p66-alpha-like isoform X2 encodes MDVDDSAVDLSVSRSLPPELSELRALTASGLTITPAQPPPHGATGKRVLRPRSEQRSYAESPDIVLLPAAPPHRKPLLPAPAPFTDVSSKLNSGAVNVSITASAVPTVLPAVESPRDPQDDEESDDENEPPLPIPGHRELSSAEIWERERSLRALREKLRAEETRLVLLRKLRQSQQAATLPPAKDASAAAAAGTALAGSGCVVPPGVTVTPAPPPAHQHAKRSGSVAGSLAAGNAARRTASLPGGATLTPGSYRTQTMSGGGASITPSVTITPAPPPTNHVAPKPAQDNSSVTSSTSDAASSRSSEDTQTPAQRQAAAKLALRKQLEKTLLQIPPPKPPPPEMNFIPSPSNTDFVYLVGLEHVVDYLTNEDRMPRSSVPAVCAQCGSDFTPVWRWERQPARRQDATFSCNPLTPHARRLCELCVSGNVKRALKAEHTARLKTAFVRALQQEQEIERRLAAPSPPPAAPPPSTPAPPAPAPPSTPAPPPAHAHHHRPPQMTLSRSTSRNSAAPTPPAPPAAKPAPPANSSRNLSSTEAMRGHHSERARDSEPPAKKGKGSSSTTSSQGSSSKQHQQLAAAAAAQMAFEQQSAAAMQALQHQLLRGLSGAGSSGGMSPAAAAAAMMQFSPLLYTYQLALAQQANALGKRSGKNSGGSAAMAAEMQRVAEAQRQYLLDMIPGQHTRNPWTKN; translated from the exons ATGGATGTAGACGACTCGGCAGTGGATCTTAGCGTAAg CAGGTCCCTGCCTCCTGAGCTCAGCGAACTTAGGGCTCTGACCGCTAGTGGCCTGACCATAACACCAGCTCAGCCTCCACCTCAT GGCGCGACTGGAAAACGGGTCCTTCGCCCTAGATCTGAACAACGCAGTTATGCAGAGAGCCCCGACATAGTACTGCTTCCGGCTGCTCCACCGCACCGAAAGCCCTTATTGCCTGCACCAGCACCATTTACTG ATGTGAGCAGCAAACTCAACAGTGGCGCAGTGAATGTGTCAATTACAGCTAGTGCAGTGCCCACAGTGTTGCCTGCGGTAGAATCCCCACGTGACCCGCAGGACGATGAGGAGTCGGACGATGAAAATGAACCTCCCCTGCCGATACCAGGACATCGG GAATTATCAAGCGCTGAGATATGGGAGCGCGAGCGTAGTCTTAGAGCGCTGAGAGAGAAGCTCCGCGCAGAGGAGACGCGGTTGGTACTACTAAGAAAGCTGCGACAATCCCAGCAAGCTGCCACTTTGCCACCAGCTaag GATGCAAGCGCGGCGGCGGCTGCGGGTACCGCGCTGGCGGGCAGCGGCTGTGTGGTGCCGCCCGGCGTCACCGTCACGCCCGCCCCTCCGCCCGCCCACCAGCACGCTAAG CGTAGCGGCAGTGTGGCCGGTAGTCTGGCCGCGGGCAATGCGGCGCGGCGCACGGCGAGCCTGCCCGGCGGCGCAACCCTCACGCCCGGCTCGTACCGCACACAG ACGATGTCTGGAGGCGGCGCTAGTATTACACCATCAGTCACAATCACCCCAGCGCCGCCGCCTACAAACCACGTTGCTCCAAAG CCCGCTCAGGATAACTCGTCAGTCACCAGCAGTACAAGCGATGCC GCCAGTTCTCGCAGTTCGGAAGACACTCAAACGCCGGCTCAGCGACAAGCTGCCGCTAAGCTAGCTCTACGCAAACAGCTTGAAAAAACATTGCTGCAG ATCCCACCTCCCAAACCTCCCCCACCGGAAATGAACTTCATTCCGTCGCCTAGCAACACGGACTTCGTTTATTTGGTGGGGTTGGAGCACGTTGTTGACTACCTTACTAATGAAGACCG TATGCCACGGTCGAGCGTGCCCGCCGTGTGCGCGCAGTGCGGCAGCGACTTCACGCCCGTGTGGCGCTGGGAGCGGCAGCCGGCGCGCCGCCAGGACGCCACGTTCTCGTGCAACCCGCTGACGCCGCACGCGCGCCGCCTGTGCGAGCTGTGCGTGTCGGGGAACGTGAAGCGCGCGCTCAAGGCCGAGCACACGGCGCGCCTCAAGACCGCCTTCGTGCGCGCTCTACAGCAAGAGCAGGAGATAGAGCGCCGGCTGGCGGCGCCCTCGCccccgcccgccgcgccgccgccgagCACGCCCGCaccgcccgcgcccgcgccgcccagCACGCCTGCGCCGCCGCCTGCGCACGCGCACCACCACCGCCCGCCGCAG ATGACGTTATCTCGCTCTACGTCTCGCAACAGCGCCGCTCCCACGCCGCCCGCACCCCCCGCGGCTAAACCCGCGCCTCCGGCCAACAG CAGTCGCAATCTGAGCTCTACGGAAGCCATGCGTGGACACCACTCCGAGAGGGCGCGTGACTCTGAGCCGCCGGCCAAGAAAGGTAAAG GGTCTTCATCGACAACCAGTAGCCAAGGAAGCAGTAGCAAACAACATCAG CAGTTGGCGGCGGCAGCGGCTGCTCAAATGGCGTTCGAACAGCAGAGCGCAGCGGCAATGCAGGCGTTGCAACACCAGCTGCTTAGAG GTCTGAGCGGCGCCGGAAGCAGTGGCGGCATGTCACCAGCGGCGGCGGCAGCGGCAATGATGCAGTTCTCACCGCTGCTGTACACCTACCAGTTGGCGTTGGCGCAGCAAGCCAACGCGCTGGGCAAGCGCT